CTGTTTCGCTGCATCACTGTTATATTACAGCCAACTGTAAAATAAGCAAAGCCGATGCCCCTCTTTTTGCTTTCCAAACACTTTGCTGTcatcacattttcaaatgtttaattcTTGGCTTCAAGCCATTTATCTATGTGAAAAATGGTAAAgggaacaaaaaaatacaactgcAATGGcagaatattataaataaatgatttatgtttttattttttttataaatgagaataaaattgttattttgtcctagcaaatttttaaaaatatatgcataCTGCATTGATTGCATCCATCAcctcttttgtatttttgaaattgatccttattaatcagatttactttcagactttgattaggccacttCAGaaccttcatttttttaaattagtaaaagtattttttttaattgactcTTTAAATGATGGATTTTTGAATGTTGTTGTGTATAAGTTTAGTTCCAGCAGCAACAGGTTAGACACCAGCATGAACTGCATCATTCAATATCTCTAGTAACAGTGGCTTCACGTCTTTATGTATTTTAGGAATAATAATTATAGTTTTTTATCCGTCTGAACCTCTTTGAATGCATCTCGTAGCTCTTTGACTCCGATCATGTCTGCTGTCTCTGCCAGCAGCTTTGGTCCCATCAGCTCCACAAAATCCTCAAAGTCAATCTTGCCTCcacctgaaacacacaaacacacagtcaaATACGAACTACAGAGAAAGTCAGTTCTGTTCTCTTGCTCATTGTTACAGACTAATCCACATCATTTCCATCATATTTTCTCACATAGTGCTGGTACGGAGAAAATTACATCTTGGATCAGGTTAAATTGATAAGTTACATTTCTTTGTGATGCCATTTCTTCCCTTCCAATTTCCTCCCCGTGTCAAAAACCACCTGGTGtcatatttgtttcatttttctgtgatttgtgttcagtttggtgttttagtCGCTCCACTCACTGATCTGTTGGCTCAGTTCAATGAGCTCCATCTCGGTGGGCATGTATCCCATCGTCCTCATGCACTCCCCCAGGTCTCTGTGACTGATGTAGCCCTTCTTGTTCTTGTCAAACTCCACAAACGCCACGCGGAGCTCTGATCAAAAACGAAAAGCATCTTATTACTTGGATTCGTTAAAACAAGTTGAGGTTCGGCATGATTTGCTGCTGTCTCACCTTCAAGCTCCTCTGGTCTCAGCTCTCTGTCCTGTTGGAGAGAAAAGTTTCAGGAACTGAAAGACTATTTGGTAAAGCACAGAGACAAAActacattaaaagaaaatcccacGTCAGCACAAATGCACACTAAACAGAGATGAAATGAAGCTGAACACAACATGATACGTTTTCATGGGTGGAAATTCAACCGTTTCATTTGCGGAACCATAATGTTTGgccattatttttgcaaaatgagCTCACTATTACATTCATTTGATTAAATAAtgcttaaaatgttattttttacttttagtttcaCAAACCAGGTTAAATTAACCCCACCTGTCACCCACTGACTCCTGTGATTCTGAAACGAGAACTTTTCATTAGAAATTCAGCAGTGGGACTTTACATATTCGAGACTAAACTTTTGCctaattttcttgaaaaatatcTCATATTGAATCTGTTTGCGTGGAGAGTATGAAGTCCATCACAGTTTACCAACTGGATTTAgttctggactttaactgggccattctGTGTGATTGGGGTTGCTGTCAGGCTGTTAGCTTTCCGTCTTGTATTGTAGCCTTTTAGGTTTTTAGGGAACACCCTGTTATTTAGCTTTATCTGTCTTCCTATCAACTCCCACCAGCTTGGTACAGAAATGCAttaccacagcatgatgctgccactgatTGTGTTTTACAAAGACGATGGTGTGTTAGGGTGTTTTCTTAAAACGAGTGGTTGCgttggatttaatttttttttttttacaaaggacAATTGTACA
This Xiphophorus hellerii strain 12219 chromosome 23, Xiphophorus_hellerii-4.1, whole genome shotgun sequence DNA region includes the following protein-coding sequences:
- the cabp2b gene encoding calcium-binding protein 2 isoform X2, which codes for MGNCTKPSMTTKLSKDRELRPEELEELRVAFVEFDKNKKGYISHRDLGECMRTMGYMPTEMELIELSQQISGGKIDFEDFVELMGPKLLAETADMIGVKELRDAFKEFDSDGDGQISLTELREAMKKLMGEQVTNREISEILKDVDLNGDGQVDFEEFVRMMSR